A window of Caldalkalibacillus thermarum contains these coding sequences:
- a CDS encoding Hsp20/alpha crystallin family protein: protein MFHINMNETDQELKITVLLPSISKEQVKVYLEPHGLRLSVNHREEAEFYYQTTRRYFWQQSYQRMERFIPLPFPIDKEKIHVNHDNNRLIITIPKDRNRVHQDWNNGINTPNLPNLEN from the coding sequence ATGTTTCATATCAACATGAACGAAACCGATCAGGAGTTGAAGATAACCGTACTGCTGCCAAGTATAAGCAAAGAGCAGGTTAAGGTATATCTTGAACCGCACGGCCTGCGCCTTAGTGTGAACCATAGGGAAGAAGCTGAATTCTATTACCAAACGACGAGGCGTTATTTTTGGCAGCAATCCTATCAACGTATGGAGCGCTTTATCCCCCTTCCATTTCCCATTGACAAAGAAAAGATTCACGTTAACCATGACAACAACAGGTTAATCATTACGATCCCCAAAGATCGAAACCGGGTCCACCAAGACTGGAACAACGGCATAAACACCCCGAACCTGCCTAATCTCGAAAACTGA